One Triticum dicoccoides isolate Atlit2015 ecotype Zavitan chromosome 5B, WEW_v2.0, whole genome shotgun sequence genomic window carries:
- the LOC119312491 gene encoding uncharacterized protein LOC119312491 produces the protein MEDDDAAPHLPMDIMYKIPAHISDPASLARLASSSKFWRNLIKDPTFLDRLRRRHDDHGFTPSLLLGFFYQDKKRSSPNLWKHHIDKTRCLAPSFMRVSELSQFVGSKSARNAIKPLSLETFIPGVGASLNFYEPIASQDNFLALRRQSKAAAANGGQAINDLLFVCNPLTGETFEIPSHLYVPPDHYALFVTNDVDINGRMSQSFQLTAIWIKKGDRFICVCYSSKTGTWTRSQGVPQLMHGLYLVSSSAAASCGVIRWLCGSWKQMSVTHVATLHIGNMALSYLELPPEAKRNKAPVLGSSADGGILLVIVQGLQMTLWKHNSELGSDSSSWVLSERIDMRSSLPQRVATLGIRAKVRLEMFRGKSGTAVLWIDEEGLFLFSLSDRSMRRIDSAHVTKKYFLCPYEIDWLSCLAITNLVVDGSLSLDVERGRPKADGGH, from the coding sequence ATGGAGGACGACGATGCTGCACCGCATCTTCCTATGGACATCATGTACAAGATCCCAGCACACATATCTGATCCAGCCTCCCTTGCCCGCCTCGCTTCGTCCAGCAAGTTCTGGCGCAATCTCATCAAGGACCCGACCTTCCTTGATCGCCTTAGGAGGCGGCACGACGACCATGGCTTCACCCCGTCCCTCCTTCTTGGCTTCTTCTACCAGGACAAGAAAAGGTCTTCTCCAAACCTCTGGAAGCATCATATTGACAAAACACGTTGTTTGGCACCAAGCTTCATGCGGGTGTCAGAATTGTCACAATTTGTTGGCAGCAAATCCGCTCGCAATGCTATCAAGCCACTATCCCTTGAGACCTTCATTCCAGGTGTTGGTGCGAGCCTCAACTTCTATGAGCCCATTGCATCCCAGGACAACTTCCTGGCCCTTCGCCGCCAATCAAAAGCTGCCGCTGCCAATGGTGGTCAGGCCATCAATGATTTGCTATTTGTCTGCAATCCTCTCACTGGTGAAACCTTTGAGATTCCTAGCCACTTATATGTACCTCCCGACCATTATGCCTTGTTTGTCACCAATGACGTCGACATTAATGGACGTATGTCCCAATCCTTCCAACTGACTGCCATTTGGATAAAAAAGGGAGATCGTTTCATCTGTGTGTGCTACAGCTCGAAGACTGGAACATGGACGAGGTCTCAAGGAGTTCCTCAGCTAATGCATGGTCTTTACTTGGTGTCATCCTCGGCTGCCGCTTCGTGTGGTGTCATCCGTTGGCTCTGTGGTAGCTGGAAACAAATGTCGGTTACTCACGTTGCCACTCTGCACATTGGCAATATGGCGCTGTCATACCTGGAGCTCCCACCCGAAGCAAAGCGCAACAAAGCGCCAGTGCTGGGGAGTTCAGCAGACGGGGGGATTCTGTTGGTCATCGTGCAAGGGCTTCAGATGACACTTTGGAAACACAACAGTGAGCTTGGCAGTGACTCCAGCAGCTGGGTGCTTTCTGAAAGGATTGACATGAGAAGTTCCTTGCCGCAGCGAGTGGCCACGTTGGGGATCAGGGCAAAGGTCAGGTTGGAGATGTTCCGAGGCAAAAGTGGGACGGCGGTGCTCTGGATCGATGAGGAAGGCCTCTTTCTGTTTAGCCTCAGCGATAGGTCGATGAGGAGGATCGACAGTGCGCATGTGACCAAGAAGTACTTCCTCTGCCCATATGAGATAGATTGGCTGTCCTGCCTTGCAATCACGAACCTTGTCGTTGATGGCTCGCTATCTCTGGACGTAGAAAGGGGAAGGCCCAAGGCAGATGGAGGACATTAA